In the Arachis ipaensis cultivar K30076 chromosome B04, Araip1.1, whole genome shotgun sequence genome, GcatcaaaagaaaacaaaaaagggtATCTGAATCAAGGTTCAAGTAGGAACCTTTCCAAGTAGAATTTCATTGGTGTGAGGGCCATAGACATCAGAAGTGTCGAGGAAAGTGACCCCACTTTGAACAGCATGGTGAATGAGAGAAATCATGTCAGGTTCTGGCTTTGGAGGTCCATAGAAAGCAGACATTCCCATGCATCCAAGTCCTTGTTGAGACACTTCCAAGCCTTGTGACCCCAGCTTCATTCTTCCAACTTTAGCCATTGCTATGTTTGTGATGATGGTGTGTGCTTGCAACTATGATCAGTGTCCAAAGAGTGAATGAAGTATTTTGAATCCTGAGCTGTGTTGCTTAAATAGCCTGAAATTATTGCTAATTAATTATCATTCATtacaaataatatataattttttattgaaaaatttaaTAGAACATTGTTGCACCGCTTGTATGAATTACTCTTGACGTATGTTATTGCGTTAACTGTGCTTGAAATTTATTCATTTGACGTATGTACATACTTAAAATGTTGTCGTATTTGATATTGTTACCGACACTTTCAGCTTTAAGATGTTATGATTATTGTTGACTTTGACTTTTCTTATGTTTTTtagtatttaatatttataattggTTGATATTTCGATTGGGATTTGCCCCCGTAGAAATTCAGTTTTGAAAACCAAGTTCTATTTGGCTTCTCCTTAAAAAATTAGACAAGGTTTTTGGTAGCTATTATTATTATGTTGAGGTCTTGTAGTAAGGTTATACACTTATACTAAACTAGATCACCATAATCCATAGGAATTCAAAATGTTTGGTTTATTGTTATTTCTAGTCTTGTCGTCGCGAATCGGAACTCTATTTAAGAGTTTATTATTGGCTAATGAGTTGGTGCATACATAAGTCAGGATTCAAACTTTTGACACTTGCTTAAACCGACTAATGAACTAACCACTaaaccaacccaacttggttagTAAAAATATTTCTAAATAATTCGTCACGAACTTGATTTTAACCATGAGTTTAGGATCTAGTATTTTtgtaagaaaatattatttatatactaaaattagttatcaaaATTAACTatcaatatatgtatataaatacatatgttatttaattttttttcaataagtatatatattttaatatatattttaaaataatgatCGATTTTTTAATGATTGATTTTGTTATATACCAAACATAGTTAATTTTTGTTTGTGTATAAAATTTAGgcttaaatatatatatttttttatccaCGGTATCCTTCCATCCGATAGGTCAAGGACTAACCCGTCGCGGATCTGACCAATTGATTGCTGCATGCACAATGTAGGATTTGAACCCCTGATATTTACTTAAGCGgatgagtgagctgaccactcatGTCACGACCCAATCTGGGTGTGACTGGCGCTTAGAAAAATCTTCCCAATCAAGCCTCAGAAATCGATATTACAGAAAacagaataaataaaattttcattTATACTAAAAGGCAATACATTCTCAGCATCATATTTAAAACATACTCAGCATATTTACAGAAAATTTGACTTTAATATTTACAGCAAAGCATGGTCTATTAGTTTCATCTACTAGAATATTTACAAAGCAACATATTCAAGTCACTAAAGTCGGATCCTACTTGTGTCACTTGGAGCAGTTTAAAACTATTTACACAAAACATTAAGCCATTGAATAGTAAAGAGCTCACCAACACAAACAAAACTAGAGCAGAACGGATAAAGTTGGATTAGGATCAAGGCCCATATCTCAAAAAAATGAAAGAATAATAgaatgagttttgcaactcaatgAGTAAATAGAGCATTCATAATCCCACGAGAAACAAttgtataaataattaatttttagtcaaAATAAATTCACTTTAATAATAGCGTTAAAAATATAGTCAAACATAATgataattatttatatacatcaaaTATTCAAACGAACtttcttattttatataaatataaacgaaAGGTTATCTAATTCAAAAAAGTCAAAATAACAGACAGAAATCACACTTAGATTGTTTTTCTTTGTGTGAATTCTGAAACAAATATGCTCTACTGATTTTGTGGATATGAAACAGACAAGTACCATTTTTCATTCATATGTACGTAAAAGTACAATTATATATTGACATGGGTGCACCAAGTCTAGCGCTTACTGCCGCTAGCTGCAATTTCTGTCATAGAGCCTTCCAAAATATTTTGACATACGAATCATGATCAAACTAAAGTTGTCAAACAAATCAATAAATGCATTATCAATTCAGAATACTAACTTTAGATTCAAAGTGTATATGCAAGATAATATTTACTTTATAATTTAATTCTCAAATGACAATTTTAGTAAGAGTGAATACTCCacccggcccctgacaattacctcgaaaggacaacgaggtccCAAAAGAAAATAACCAACTCGGTCCCTGATTTTTTTTTGGGACTGGTTAGCTCTTGtgctaaaaaaaataacattgactttttttttgCATAAGGGTCTCGTTGTCCTTCTGAAGTAGTTGTCAGAGGTTgggttggattttttttttgttaagggcCTCGTTGTCTTTTGAGGTAATTGTCAGAGGCTGTTTAgagtttttttccttttattaatTTCAACACAAAATATTATGTCTCAAGTGAAATTTTTTTCGTAAAATATTTAACATAAACATCATGTTGACAAATAagttagtaaataattaaataataaattttaaaattatttttaataattataaaaatgataCAATGCTAAAATTTAACTACGGATACAAAATTTACTCAGACTAAAATCCAAGAGAAAAAATTTTACTCCACAGATTCCAATAAGTAAAAAGAATGATTTCTTTGAGAATCTAATATCACAAACATAACAATAATAAttctaataaattaatcttaACATCAATTAATATAATATAACCTATATACccaaaaatttcaaattctatTTTTATATATCNNNNNNNNNNNNNNNNNNNNNNNNNNNNNNNNNNNNNNNNNNNNNNNNNNNNNNNNNNNNNNNNNNNNNNNNNNNNNNNNNNNNNNNNNNNNNNNNNNNNNNNNNNNNNNNNNNNNNNNNNNNNNNNNNNNNNNNNNNNNNGTCATCTTAATTGAATTAaaggtgattttttttttataaatttagacTACTTTAGTGGAGTTTTGAAAGTCAACATAAGAGAATATACTAAATAGGGTATAATAGAGTTGGAATAGAAGAAGAATAgtaaaattaattgaaataaagtgTGTGAAATTAAAACATGAGGGAGGGAAGATCAGCACAGTAGCATTGGCGGTGAAGGATTCTGAAATGATGTAATAATTATAATATGTGTGTATTGCTGAATTGAAGTGTTTGTGTGCCAATGGAgtagaaggaaaaaaaaagaaagactaTGGGCTTGGTCCATagtgtttttgttttttgttttcattATTAGAGACTAAGTCAACCAAATTGGTTAAATAGGCTTAAATATTAATTGGCTAGTTttggaaaataaaatatatattaggtTGAAACCCAACTAAAAGCccaataaaaaatggaaagaccATAAAAGTTTGCTCAAGAATCTTTTTTAGAGATCGAACACAACGATTATTTTCACTTCTATTTCGTACATCTTAAGTTTTTAacgaatttatttttattattaaacaaaataaaatataacatcACACGATATATGTTTTACATCCCATTTAATAATGAAATANNNNNNNNNNNNNNNNNATGGATACGAAGTTATGTTCGAAGTCTATGCGTGTTTGTTTTATTGTTTACATTTGTGCTTTGTATTTAATTAACTCCTGAACTATAGTTTAACTGTTTAAGTAAAACCACACCAACTTAAGTAAAAGATATCCaagttagaaaaaaaaattggattttaCATAAATCTGaagaataaattaaatatgtaaaattCAAAATCAGAACAAATAGTAAAATTGTTCCAACTAGTAAAAAATTTATAAAGTCGATTAAgcttttaaaattataatatctAAAAATTTAATAAACTTTCTCATTGAGAAAAATCGTAACAACAATTAAATGTAGCCGTACAACGTTACCCTGAAGCTAAAGCATGCAAAATAAACCTCAAAAACCAAACTTACACTTCAAGAACACAACATTATGAAATACGTAACAGTTAACTAACATATACTCCTATATTAAAATTTTGCTACATGCTACATCAAATCCTAAATTCTTATATCCATCCACCAATGAATAACTTGAAATCTATCAATGTTTCATTTGAAACCCATCAAACACAACCTCCTAGTGGATCTTCTATACAAATCCTAGATTCATCAATCCAAAGTCTAATAAGATCATGGCAAAGAAGGCAAAGGTGGCTACATGTTTTcgccacatcatcatcatcaacccaaCACCAACAAGTTATGAATAATAATGCACCATGGAGGAACCATTTGGCCAATTTCCTACAATCAAATTGGGTTCATTTGTTTTCAATCTCATTGCTCATTGTGGACCTCATCATCACAATTCTTGAGCTATCTTCATCTTTGGTTTCACCATGTCATCAACAAAGGGTGAACAAGGTAGAAAAACTTAGTCTACATTGGATTGGAATTAGTAtccttagtttactttcaataaagTCTATGGCTTTGTTAGTGGGGTTAGGCTCTTCATTCTTTAAGCATTTTGGGTATGTTATGGATGGAGTTGTGACCATTGTGGCTCTGTTTTTGGAAGTGTTTCTTGAGAGAAAAGGAGGTAGTTTATTGATTGTTGTGAGTTTGTGGCGTGTGATTAGAGTGGTGGAGAGTGTGTATGAGTTAAGTGATGAAACAATTGAAGCTCAAATTGAAGGTATAGTTTGTCAATTTGAGGCACTCAAAGAAGAGAACATGAGGCTCTTAGAAACAATCCAAGGAAAGAGCAAGGCCATTGAAAAGCTCAAGGAGGATTTGGATAAATGTAGGCATTGAATTTGAAGCTCCACCCCCATCATCATGAATTCAAGAAATTTTGATATTCACATTGTGGCCTTCTATTTATTTGTAGGCTAAATTAATATACAATTTTCTATTATCAAATAGAGTATGAAATGTATATGGGATGAGCTTTACATCTTatctaaaaataaagaaatccCAAAAAAAATCTTTGTTATAATTGAAACCGAAAAAGATGCATTAGTTATAAAAGAGAAAGCTAGTGCAATTTCTGATAACTTGTCTATATTAAGTTTGGTTTACATGATATTTACAATAATTAGTTCTTAATACTTTTTAAGTAgatgataaattaaaaatataaatttgatGGTTTAAGACAATACATAAGGCACCGTTTGGTTGATGTTTGTGTATGTCAAAGACAGAGACACAGTGGGACGTGTTCTTTGTTTGGCACGTGAGACATAAATTAAGAGAGACACAGTGACCTCATTGCTATAATGCTATGATATTCTTAACTGCTTGTTATGTCATTGACTCATTGTCATTAATCAGGAGCAATATCGTGGGGtttgcttatttatttattttaatcacgCATTTGCCATAAGATCAACGTATATTGAAAATGAATAGGGATATGAAGGAGTGCTTCTGACTGTTAGCCATGATCCatgatttaaattataaatatatggGATAGCAATTACCGATGAGACGCTTGTTTGTAATGACTTTTTTTATTGAAGATAGAGAGACCTGAATTTTCCGTGACTTCTTAAATAAGTATGAGAAGACCGTGtaatttgagttataactcattgatttgtttgtttatttgtaaTGACTTTGAAGTTTGAACTATTAATTAGTgagtattaatatttttatatataaatctaAATAAAATCCAAAAGTAATATAATGTTAAAAGTTAAATATTGGCCAAATACGGACTAAATTTGTTAGAATTTGTTAACTCTGGAGACTTTCTCATATTTTTCTTAGATTGCTTAATTAATTGAGAGCCACATAGTATCATAAAATGTTTCTGATCAACAAATATTTTTTGTATAGTGCATAGTCATAGTTTATCAAAAAAATCGATCATGGCTTTCTCTGTCTTTCTCAGATTTTGGTGAGAGTTCAGTCAcacaaaatatgaatttttttaatttatatttatatatgtcttTGTTAGGCATACCAAATTCtgctataatttttcttttaagtcaccaaaaaaaaattcgagatatcatgtcttggaaatggcatgctgatcttcggttgatcttgacaaatacagtagcagacatcatggcaaagactgcaatgaggactatttctccccaaatggagcttccattgccttggaaggagtttgagaatagtattcagcgggactgcctttcttaagcagtttcttgtttttttttctttcttagtttttgtttatttttcttttaagtcacaaaaaaaaaaaaattctactaTAATAGATTATTGTGATGGCTTATTTTCAATAATGATATTCTGACATGCTTGCTATGTCATTGTCCTAATAGAGTGATATGGTTATTTGGGTGAAAAAAAAGAACTGATATATATCAAAATAGACATATGATGAGTGATTTTAAATCTTAAGCCATTATAGAAGGGGTTTAGTGTTTAACGCTACACTAAAAGTATAAAATACTCATCTCATATTTAGTGATAGAGAAAATCTAGAGAACCTACCAACTCTATATGCAATCATACTCATTAGTCATAGTTCATCTAAGAAGTCAAGCATCATGTTCTTTATCGGATTTTGGTGAGCTAACTCGCAATGGATGAACTTTTTGGCTATATTCATATCTGATCTTTGCTAGCTATATCAGAAACTGCTGTCATAGATTAGTGTGATGGCTTACATTCAATAATGATATTCTGAGGATCTTGCTATGTCATTATTCTAATACAAAGCAATATGTTTTATTGGATCAAGAAAAACTGATATATATCAAAGTAGACATATGATGGAGTGATTCTGAATGTTAGACATGATCGAGAATATTTAATGATATACACTAATAATTGAACTCATATCATATTTATTTATAACATGAAAGAAAATATGTCATGTTCAGTGTAATAGAGAATCATAATATAAATGTGCTCAAGGAAAACAATGCAATATAAGAGAATCACACTCCATTACAATACAGTGAGACTGCAGGACCACCTGTAATGATATGAATTATGGAGGAGAGTTCTGCACGAATTGataatacatacatacatgctAGAATGATTCATCTTAGCAAAAGCATAGAAAGGAATTAACTTGCATGAAAAGGAAATTAattagcataaaccttatgcatgTGCCTATGAATCAGTGACATTGATATCCTATGAAAAGGAATTAACGGCCAAGCGTCCTGCAGTATATGTAATGTTTCTAAACTTGGAAAGTTATGCAACCCATCTGAGTCACCAAAGTCCATTCTCAAGTACTTGATGAGGTCGGGTGTCAAACTCAAACTCAAACTTTCCAAACACTTGACACTTCTTGATCTATTACTTACTCGTTGAGAAAAATACAGCACCTTAACACGGCGGTTTTCTGAAATATGTTGGGCCCACCCCTTTGCATCTCCATAAAAGAATAGTGATCGAGTTGGTGATTCCGTACATGTCTCTACTGAACAGGCATAGGATCCTACGTTTCTGGGAAAGGACAATAATCTGCGATCATTGTTGTTGTTATCTGGTTTGTTACTCAGTGATATGCACAGTTTCTGTAAACTTCCTTTTCAATGCACTGTTTGGAAACAGTTACCCATTCACGACAAGGGAATACCTCCCTCACCTCATTGCTGTCATAGATCATTCGGGCAAGAGTAGTCTTGCCCGACCCGCCCATGCCGCTAATTGAAACAACATTCCTCCTATTTGAAtcttcttccttcagttgattaATTACACCGATGAATTCTTTCACAAATCCCACTACCTTCTTCTCCTTCACAATCTTTTCCTTCCCGAATTCACCTTCACGTATGCAATGTTTCTCAAGCTTAACACCATTCATCACAGCAGGACAATCCTGAAAGAGatttctgttttctgttgctaTGAGGATCCTACTACCACCACCAAACCAATCACTTATTcccattcccactagcaactccAAATGCTCTTCACTATCAACCCCTTCCAGAACCAGAAGCATCTTTTTATGCTTCAACTCATGCATGGTCTTCACATCCATATCAGAAAGAAGCTCCTTTTGGAAAATTTCCAAGCGATCGTCATCGGTGGTTTTCCTTAGAAGTTCACTAACATCAACAAGAAAACCTGCTGCTTGGAACTTATATTTGATCTTATAGTACAGCTCAAAAGCAAATACTCTTATGTAACTTTTGCCTATTTTAGGATCTTCATAAATTCCCACCACACCAACAGTATCACAAGATTCAAGGTTCAAAAGTGATTCAACCACTCCAAATTGAGAATCAAATCTATTTAATTGTTGCCTGATCTCTAGAAGTTTTGCAGACACTTGTTCAACAATCTTGCCTATGACCCCTGTTTCATAACTATACATCACAACACACAATATTAAATATCAGAAAAGTTTAGAGCcggcaactttattaaattttggtcaGTATGTAACtagtaaaagaaaaatgagtaattccacaccattggatgaaatctcacacaattaaaaacattattgataactataaatcacaaaaattaatggcccctagcactcctctatTAATATCTTTGTATGTaattattattttagaaaaaattatgTCTaccaaataattaataaaaataaaaactttatcAGGATTCATTGTAAATTTTAGAGTGACCTAATATAAAGAAATTAAACACATAATAAAACTTGTTGTCTCAATTTTTATTAATCATTAAGATGATAAAAAATTATGAGTTCAATTAATttggtaattaattaaaaagaactcACTGATCTCGCTCCTCAACAATGTGTTGTCCACTTAGGTCGCAAACTGTAAATAGAGCAGACTTCCACGCTTCCCCCTTGTCTTTGCCTTCTCTCTTTTCATGTTTCTCCATGGCTTCCTTATATTTGGCGCTAATCTGATATCTCACTTCTGCGGGCTTTACGTGATAAAAAACTGGGACCATGGATCGTTCGTTTCCATTGTTTTTGGAGTACTTGAGCATCTGCTCTAGTTCCAGGAGGCACCATGAGGAAGATACATAGTTTTCACTCATCACAACAATATGAATCCTAGATCTTTTAATGGCTTCCATCAGAGTAGGTTTAATTGCGTCACCTAGTTCCAGAGCCGGATCATCCCTGAATACTTGGAGTTTTTTTACATCGGCCAGACCATGATAGAGATAATCTGTGAATAAGAACCTTGTGTCCTCGCCTCTAAAGTTCAGAAAAACATCATACATGCCTCCTTCTGATGATAAGGATGACGTCGCCCACAACCACGGGGCCGGCGACGAGGAAGACGCCACCCCGGCCGCTCCATCATCGGCCGTGACGTGGTATACAACAATTGAAATCAAAGAAGCAGTGAAGCAGTGTGGATATCAATGATGAAATAGTTGGTGGATTGATTCATGAACTTGCTTGGTGACTTTGGAATATATTATTCGCTACTTGCAATACTTTGATGAATGATTGATACATATATTTGTTATAAAAAGACCTTGGTCATGACAATTGCTTTCACCAGCAATTTTATTAGAGGAGTGTTAGGGCagcaatttttatattttgtaatcatcaattgaccattaataatatttttaatggtgtaagattaAATCTAATAGTGTGggatcatttaatttttttttaatggttaAATGATGgccaactttttaaaaaattgctGGCTCTAgattttttcattttattatatgagcaatgctagggggccaacaacttttgtgattagtagccatcaaatagtcatcaataatgagttaatggtgtgagattgatgtgagatttcatccaatggttcatctttctctgctggttacatgctggccaaaatttcaTAAAGTTGCTGCCTAGACTTTTTCTTATTATATTATACTAACTACTATATTATTAAACTCTTGATATTAGACTTAACCAATCTTAACTTGTCCTTTAGCATCCCAAGTCATATGTATGTCCAGCATGATGCTCACTCATTTATAGACAATTATTCTTATGATTAAAGAATAGAGAGGTGTAATCAAGGTGAAGCTATCAGCTATGGCCATGGTCCCCTccaattttgtaatttttctctttcaattcaagtaAATGGAATTGTGTTCTTAGTTCATTTTAAGTCATAATTTATCTTTTTCCTCATCctcaaatatatataatattcttCTCAACTTCAATACAATCTCaatcatatatcccattttttTTCTACTTCTCTAATCCTTAGTTTCTCTAATTCTAGTCCTAAGACAAAGACATATATACCTAGTGATACTTTTTATGTTCCTCTTGACTAAGAAGGAGAAATTATGTTTATTTGACTAAAGTTTTAACATCCTTCAAATATCATTAGCAGTCCATTTGATTTTAAAGATCTTGATAGTAGTCGCTATGCTTTTATTagttgtaatttttaaaatttcacaGTATTGCTTCATTTTTTTAAAGTATtgttagaaaaataataaaaattagttaacaAAAATTACACACATCTANNNNNNNNNNNNNNNNNNNNNNNNNNNNNNNNNNNNNNNNNNNNNNNNNNNNNNNNNNNNNNNNNNNNNNNNNNNNNNNNNNNNNNNNNNNNNNNNNNNNNNNNNNNNNNNNNNNNNNNNNNNNNNNNNNNNNNNNNNNNNNNNNNNNNNNNNNNNNNNNNNNNNNNNNNNNNNNNNNNNNNNNNNNNNNNNNNNNNNNNNNNNNNNNNNNNNNNNNNNNNNNNNNNNNNNNNNNNNNNNNNNNNNNNNNNNNNNNNNNNNNNNNNNNNNNNNNNNNNNNNNNNNNNNNNNNNNNNNNNNNNNNNNNNNNNNNNNNNNNNNNNNNNNNNNNNNNNNNNNNNNNNNNNNNNNNNNNNNNNNNNNNNNNNNNNNNNNNNNNNNNNNNNNNNNNNNNNNNNNNNNNNNNNNNNNNNNNNNNNNNNNNNNNNNNNNNNNNNNNNNNNNNNNNNNNNNNNNNNNNNNNNNNNNNNNNNNNNNNNNNNNNNNNNNNNNNNNNNNNNNNNNNNNNNNNNNNNNNNNNNNNNNNNNNNNNNNNNNNNNNNNNNNNNNNNNNNNNNNNNNNNNNNNNNNNNNNNNNNNNNNNNNNNNNNNNNNNNNNNNNNNNNNNNNNNNNNNNNNNNNNNNNNNNNNNNNNNNNNNNNNNNNNNNNNNNNNNNNNNNNNNNNNNNNNNNNNNNNNNNNNNNNNNNNNNNNNNNNNNNNNNNNNNNNNNNNNNNNNNNNNNNNNNNNNNNNNNNNNNNNNNNNNNNNNNNNNNNNNNNNNNNNNNNNNNNNNNNNNNNNNNNNNNNNNNNNNNNNNNNNNNNNNNNNNNNNNNNNNNNNNNNNNNNNNNNNNNNNNNNNNNNNNNNNNNNNNNNNNNNNNNNNNNNNNNNNNNNNNNNNNNNNNNNNNNNNNNNNNNNNNNNNNNNNNNNNNNNNNNNNNNNNNNNNNNNNNNNNNNNNNNNNNNNNNNNNNNNNNNNNNNNNNNNNNNNNNNNNNNNNNNNNNNNNNNNNNNNNNNNNNNNNNNNNNNNNNNNNNNNNNNNNNNNNNNNNNNNNNNNNNNNNNNNNNNNNNNNNNNNNNNNNNNNNNNNNNNNNNNNNNNNNNNNNNNNNNNNNNNNNNNNNNNNNNNNNNNNNNNNNNNNNNNNNNNNNNNNNNNNNNNNNNNNNNNNNNNNNNNNNNNNNNNNNNNNNNNNNNNNNNNNNNNNNNNNNNNNNNNNNNNNNNNNNNNNNNNNNNNNNNNNNNNNNN is a window encoding:
- the LOC107638187 gene encoding uncharacterized protein LOC107638187 — translated: MLHQILNSYIHPPMNNLKSINVSFETHQTQPPSGSSIQILDSSIQSLIRSWQRRQRWLHVFATSSSSTQHQQVMNNNAPWRNHLANFLQSNWVHLFSISLLIVDLIITILELSSSLVSPCHQQRVNKVEKLSLHWIGISILSLLSIKSMALLVGLGSSFFKHFGYVMDGVVTIVALFLEVFLERKGGSLLIVVSLWRVIRVVESVYELSDETIEAQIEGIVCQFEALKEENMRLLETIQGKSKAIEKLKEDLDKCRH
- the LOC107635602 gene encoding TMV resistance protein N encodes the protein MYDVFLNFRGEDTRFLFTDYLYHGLADVKKLQVFRDDPALELGDAIKPTLMEAIKRSRIHIVVMSENYVSSSWCLLELEQMLKYSKNNGNERSMVPVFYHVKPAEVRYQISAKYKEAMEKHEKREGKDKGEAWKSALFTVCDLSGQHIVEERDHYETGVIGKIVEQVSAKLLEIRQQLNRFDSQFGVVESLLNLESCDTVGVVGIYEDPKIGKSYIRVFAFELYYKIKYKFQAAGFLVDVSELLRKTTDDDRLEIFQKELLSDMDVKTMHELKHKKMLLVLEGVDSEEHLELLVGMGISDWFGGGSRILIATENRNLFQDCPAVMNGVKLEKHCIREGEFGKEKIVKEKKVVGFVKEFIGVINQLKEEDSNRRNVVSISGMGGSGKTTLARMIYDSNEVREVFPCREWVTVSKQCIEKEVYRNCAYH